The Huiozyma naganishii CBS 8797 chromosome 3, complete genome genome contains a region encoding:
- the DBP7 gene encoding putative ATP-dependent RNA helicase (similar to Saccharomyces cerevisiae DBP7 (YKR024C); ancestral locus Anc_1.261), translated as MSANDDGMILNFVTSSGSAADEATGTKKITGGRWKDRRKLRMQLQPKPNKREQEEEGLADDLEPKKKKHESDRKNAEQRSGKIGNRQTKSLDDKLTNENHNTGGRSNKGQLPPNTPGAQIVSSLFTSNRDIATSKNTNAKDESALVNPSNAPLTGDDFESLHTNETLVQHLKGKMEITKPTSIQKKVIPHLISPKNDNDLFINAQTGSGKTLAFLLPIVSQILDMKSHVHRKSGCFALVIAPTRELASQIYQVALQLTQCCHFLVPCLLIGGERKKSEKARLRKGCNFIVGTPGRVLDHLQNTKVAREQLSSSLRYIILDEGDKLMELGFEETLTDILKIVHGIPLNSSKFPSLPNRIIHILCSATTKGHVKKLGDVVLQNYKLISGKEKGKYSKSELAAVPDQLKQTITIVPPKLRLVTLGGELNNITKRHYHSNEDAEPGVTTRTMVFLSCSDSVEFHYEAFSSADSAYKNCVSDSVRELTRGSTVLPCFDLSKQPQVVLYKLHGSLSQPIRSSTLKHFSTDNDATKGKHLIMFCTDVASRGLDLPDVGAVIELDPPFSVEDHLHRIGRTARAGRSGESLLFLLPGEEEGYMDHIRKYHPLGWSLVKYDEDILEPAFKALHVERSDKQQYRDENKKEVLNWDTNATTWHLNVERRILEDSTFKSVALKAYMSHVRAYTTHISSEKQFFNVKCLHLGHLAKSFGLRERPKSMGMQNNKNGKDSSENKKPSKEGAKNKMWRMARNAVKESVSEFNY; from the coding sequence ATGAGTGCCAACGATGATGGAATGATCCTGAATTTTGTTACTAGTAGTGGCTCCGCTGCAGATGAGGCCACAGGTACTAAGAAAATTACTGGTGGGAGATGGAAGGATAGAAGGAAGCTGAGAATGCAATTGCAACCAAAACCGAACAAGCGcgaacaagaggaagaaggaTTAGCGGATGATCTGGAAccgaaaaagaagaaacatGAATCCGATAGGAAGAATGCTGAGCAGAGAAGTGGGAAAATTGGTAATCGTCAGACCAAGTCTCTGGATGATAAATTAACAAATGAAAACCACAACACAGGTGGTAGAAGCAACAAAGGACAGTTACCTCCGAATACTCCTGGCGCCCAGATTGTCTCCTCCCTATTTACCTCGAACAGGGACATTGCTACCTCTAAGAATACCAATGCCAAAGATGAATCGGCACTTGTGAATCCTTCTAATGCCCCTCTGACTGGAGATGACTTTGAGTCTCTGCATACTAACGAAACACTGGTGCAGCACTTGAAGGGGAAAATGGAAATTACTAAGCCCACCAGCATTCAAAAGAAGGTTATACCTCATTTGATTTCCCCCAAAAACGATAACGATCTTTTCATTAATGCTCAGACAGGGTCCGGTAAGACCTTGGCGTTTCTGCTACCGATTGTTTCTCAGATCTTAGACATGAAAAGCCATGTACATCGTAAATCTGGTTGTTTCGCGCTGGTTATTGCACCCACCAGAGAATTGGCGTCGCAAATCTACCAGGTTGCGCTTCAACTAACACAGTGTTGTCATTTTCTCGTTCCATGCCTGTTAATTGGTGgtgaaagaaagaaatcaGAGAAGGCAAGATTGAGAAAGGGTTGTAATTTTATTGTTGGTACACCTGGCCGAGTGTTGGATCATTTGCAAAACACTAAAGTTGCGCGTGAACAGTTGAGCAGTTCGTTGAGGTACATTATTCTAGATGAAGGTGATAAACTGATGGAATTgggatttgaagaaaccttAACggacattttgaaaattgtCCATGGAATTCCGTTGAACTCCTCCAAGTTTCCCTCTCTACCGAACCGAATTATCCATATTCTGTGTAGTGCAACAACAAAGGGACACGTCAAAAAGCTTGGTGATGTTGTTTTACAGAATTATAAGCTGATTTCAGGTAAAGAAAAAGGTAAATATTCCAAGAGTGAACTGGCTGCAGTGCCGGATCAATTGAAACAAACGATTACCATAGTCCCTCCTAAACTAAGATTGGTAACGCTGGGAGGTGAATTGAATAACATAACAAAAAGGCATTACCATTCAAACGAAGATGCGGAACCAGGTGTGACGACAAGAACAATGGTATTTTTATCTTGTTCTGATAGTGTGGAATTTCACTATGAAGCCTTTTCGTCAGCGGACTCTGCCTATAAAAACTGTGTGAGTGATTCTGTTCGGGAACTAACTAGAGGTAGTACCGTTTTACCGTGTTTCGATTTGTCAAAACAACCGCAGGTTGTACTGTATAAATTACACGGTTCATTGTCGCAACCAATTAGAAGTTCTACTTTGAAACACTTTTCCACCGATAACGACGCGACAAAGGGTAAGCATTTGATTATGTTTTGTACTGATGTTGCAAGTAGAGGTCTGGATCTACCAGATGTTGGTGCTGTTATCGAATTGGATCCACCCTTTTCGGTAGAAGACCATTTGCATCGTATTGGTCGTACCGCTAGAGCAGGAAGATCCGGTGAGAGTTTATTGTTTCTTCTGCctggtgaagaagaaggttACATGGATCACATAAGAAAGTATCATCCCCTTGGATGGAGCTTGGTGAAATATGATGAAGATATTTTAGAGCCGGCGTTCAAAGCGTTACATGTTGAAAGAAGTGATAAGCAGCAGTACAGAgatgaaaataaaaaggaaGTGTTGAACTGGGACACAAATGCCACAACTTGGCATTTAAACGTTGAGAGGAGAATATTGGAAGACTCGACCTTTAAGAGCGTCGCATTAAAGGCTTATATGAGTCACGTAAGGGCGTATACGACGCATATTTCTTCCGAAAAGCAGTTTTTCAACGTGAAGTGTTTGCACCTGGGTCATTTGGCGAAAAGTTTTGGTTTGAGGGAAAGGCCAAAATCCATGGGGAtgcaaaacaacaaaaatggGAAAGATTCCTCggagaacaagaaaccaTCGAAGGAAGGAgccaagaacaaaatgtGGCGTATGGCACGTAATGCTGTTAAAGAGAGTGTAAGCGAATTCAATTACTGA
- the RPC37 gene encoding DNA-directed RNA polymerase III subunit C37 (similar to Saccharomyces cerevisiae RPC37 (YKR025W); ancestral locus Anc_1.262), which produces MASNKLFVTEEEDEEDNISLEKVDQDGDITMREAGAGEATTEATAEAKPHKIGKSKHHRATIDSDEDDPVVEEFPINIAGNDEQLHVLQFASKPKVVGKKSAEHPIVADARFKTKSHIWELDIPLDEEAFFNKAKAEDNWNGVTFQTLKGVSVDNEGQYAAFVADKQLYLVPVKTISQMKPYFKYIDAVTQQNRKEESNRNPSAASQRAQVVTMSVKSVNDPSQNRLTGSLLAHKVADEEPARDMEWTEGTFEQFRDTILKDCSQHILKPVENEDKYLSKLL; this is translated from the coding sequence ATGGCTTCTAATAAATTATTTGTCaccgaggaggaagacgagGAAGACAACATTTCtctggagaaagtggatCAGGATGGGGACATAACTATGAGAGAAGCCGGTGCGGGAGAAGCGACCACGGAAGCGACGGCCGAGGCCAAACCGCACAAAATTGGGAAGTCCAAACACCATAGAGCTACCATCGACagtgatgaagatgatccTGTTGTAGAAGAGTTCCCCATTAATATTGCCGGAAACGATGAACAGTTGCATGTTCTACAATTCGCTAGCAAACCTAAAGTAGTAGGCAAGAAAAGCGCAGAACACCCTATTGTGGCCGACGCAAGATTTAAAACCAAATCGCACATTTGGGAGTTGGATATTCCATTAGATGAGGAGgcttttttcaacaaagcTAAAGCTGAAGACAACTGGAATGGTGTCACATTCCAGACGTTAAAGGGTGTGAGCGTAGACAACGAGGGCCAATATGCTGCATTTGTAGCTGATAAACAACTATACCTAGTACCTGTGAAGACAATATCCCAAATGAAACCATATTTCAAATATATTGATGCTGTTACTCAGCAGAATAGGAAAGAAGAATCAAACAGAAACCCATCTGCTGCATCACAGAGAGCACAAGTGGTTACCATGTCTGTTAAAAGCGTCAACGATCCTTCCCAAAACAGGTTAACGGGTTCATTATTGGCCCATAAAGTAGCAGATGAAGAACCAGCCAGGGATATGGAATGGACAGAAGGTacctttgaacagttcagaGACactattttgaaggattGTTCTCAGCACATATTAAAGCCAGTAGAAAATGAAGACAAATATCTGTCCAAGTTGCTCTAA
- the GCN3 gene encoding translation initiation factor eIF2B subunit alpha (similar to Saccharomyces cerevisiae GCN3 (YKR026C); ancestral locus Anc_1.263) — protein MADMFNITETYLKFLEEDSDMTMPIAAIEALVTLLRIRNPGTAAEMINSIKSAAAELVQSIPNSVSLRAGCDIFMRFVMRNFHLYGDWESCKRHLIENGQLFVSRAKRSREKIANIGIDFIADDDLILVHGFSRAVVSLLSKAADKLIRFRCVVTETRPTNQGEQLYSLLATKGIPVTLVVDNAVGSIIDKVNKVLVGAEGVAESGGIINVIGTYSVGVLAQNAKKPFYVVSESHKFVRMFPLSSDDLPMANKLLDFSRDPNDLENILSGPTIDYTSQEYITALITDLGVLTPSAVSEELIKMWYD, from the coding sequence ATGGCTGACATGTTTAATATCACTGAGACATACctcaagtttttggagGAGGATTCTGACATGACGATGCCGATTGCGGCCATCGAAGCATTAGTCACGTTGCTGCGAATTAGGAATCCAGGAACTGCAGCTGAGATGATCAACTCTATCAAATCAGCTGCGGCAGAATTGGTTCAGTCTATTCCTAACTCGGTCTCGTTGAGGGCTGGTTGTGATATCTTCATGAGATTCGTTATGAGAAACTTCCACCTTTATGGAGACTGGGAAAGCTGTAAAAGACATTTGATTGAAAACGGACAACTATTCGTCTCGAGAGCAAAGAGATCCCGTGAAAAGATAGCCAATATTGGTATTGATTTTATTGCCGATGATGATTTAATTCTCGTCCACGGATTTTCGAGAGCGGTAGTTTCGCTACTATCCAAGGCAGCTGATAAGTTGATCAGATTCAGGTGTGTTGTTACAGAAACCAGACCGACAAACCAAGGTGAACAATTATACTCACTATTAGCAACAAAAGGTATTCCTGTAACTTTGGTGGTCGACAACGCAGTTGGTTCCATCATCGATAAAGTTAACAAGGTACTTGTCGGCGCAGAAGGCGTCGCTGAGAGTGGTGGTATTATAAATGTCATTGGTACATATTCTGTCGGGGTGCTTGCCCAGAATGCTAAGAAACCATTTTACGTGGTCTCAGAGTCACACAAATTCGTCCGTATGTTTCCATTGTCGTCCGATGATCTCCCAATGGCCAACAAATTACTGGATTTCTCCCGTGATCCCAACgacttggaaaatatattgaGTGGACCAACTATCGATTATACATCTCAAGAATACATTACAGCTTTGATCACAGATTTGGGTGTTCTAACGCCAAGTGCTGTCTCCGAGGAATTGATCAAGATGTGGTATGATTGA
- the GSH1 gene encoding glutamate--cysteine ligase (similar to Saccharomyces cerevisiae GSH1 (YJL101C); ancestral locus Anc_1.265) — protein sequence MGLLAAGTPLCWDEARRYSEHIRTEGIEQLLYVFQKAGKRDNDPLYWGDELEYMMVEVDNGNSNAMVDVVHDYVLTELNTDPSSKLLCKEHNVEFHPEYGRYMIEATPGVPYHGLADESYVEYNMAQRRKIADYKLSKFNSAEKHTRYVVLSLTSFPRLGTDNFINIPNPWNHKNSASRSLFLPDEIINRHVRFPTLTANIRTRRGEKVCINIPMYKDEKTPKHDTSIYPRDWFVPEDMEAAEVSKPGHIYMDAMGFGMGSSCLQMTYQAPNIEKARFLYDSLVNFAPVLLSLSAAAPVFKGWLADQDVRWNVISGAVDCRTPWERSEEPALPQYNIAGCGGVAPRDRKHLQRIPKSRYSAVDLFLGGHNKFFNRTYNDANVPVNTTVLKRLLENDIAPLDYDLAKHFAHLFIRDSVSIFEESINQDRETSTNHFENLQSTNWQTLRFKPPTQKAVPSNKKAPGWRVEFRPLEVQLTDFENAAFATFLYLVVDAVLTFSDNLNPYLMMSKVWENMHIAHNRDSVRGDKFHWKKKFNTESPDTSLCSIDEIFHSASNGIFSNFINPILSYRNLIDKDWQELKTSVTHKRLYYYLALISKRASGELPSTARYMRHFILNHSDYKQDSRVSELINYDLILLAERITNLDNSNDEITGFFGQEISEYLLQNRL from the coding sequence ATGGGATTGCTGGCAGCGGGGACTCCGCTGTGCTGGGATGAGGCGAGGAGGTACTCGGAACATATCAGGACAGAGGGCATAGAACAACTGCTGTACGTGTTCCAGAAGGCCGGCAAGAGAGATAATGACCCGCTGTACTGGGGGGACGAACTGGAGTACATGATGGTGGAGGTGGATAACGGGAATTCAAACGCCATGGTCGACGTGGTGCACGACTACGTGCTCACGGAATTGAACACCGACCCAAGCAGTAAGTTGCTGTGTAAGGAGCACAACGTGGAGTTCCACCCGGAGTACGGGAGGTACATGATCGAGGCTACTCCCGGTGTGCCCTACCATGGGCTCGCTGACGAGTCGTACGTCGAATATAACATGGCGCAGAGAAGGAAAATTGCAGACTACAAACTGTCGAAGTTTAACAGTGCAGAGAAACATACCCGGTACGTCGTTCTTTCGTTGACGTCGTTCCCGAGACTCGGTACAGacaacttcatcaacatTCCAAACCCGTGGAATCACAAGAACAGTGCCTCCAGGTCCCTGTTCCTGCCAGATGAGATTATTAACAGACACGTCCGTTTCCCCACTTTGACGGCGAATATCAGAACCAGGCGGGGTGAAAAAGTGTGCATCAATATCCCAATGTACAAGGACGAAAAGACCCCCAAGCACGATACCTCGATTTACCCCAGGGATTGGTTCGTGCCAGAGGATATGGAGGCCGCAGAGGTCTCGAAACCAGGGCATATCTACATGGACGCCATGGGGTTCGGTATGGGGTCCTCCTGTCTGCAGATGACGTACCAGGCACCAAATATAGAAAAGGCTAGGTTCTTGTACGACTCACTGGTGAACTTCGCTCCAGTCTTGCTCTCGCTGTCGGCAGCGGCACCCGTGTTCAAGGGGTGGCTCGCGGACCAGGACGTCAGGTGGAACGTCATCTCGGGCGCCGTCGATTGTAGGACTCCATGGGAAAGATCCGAGGAACCAGCGTTGCCCCAGTACAACATTGCCGggtgtggtggtgttgcCCCGAGAGACCGCAAACATTTACAGAGAATACCGAAGTCACGGTACAGCGCCGTGGACCTGTTTTTGGGTGGGCAcaacaagttcttcaacaggaCCTACAACGACGCAAACGTCCCCGTTAATACGACCGTCTTGAAGAGGTTGTTGGAGAACGATATCGCACCGTTGGACTACGACTTGGCGAAACATTTCGCCCACTTGTTCATTAGAGACTCAGTGTCCATCTTCGAGGAAAGTATCAACCAGGATAGAGAAACGTCCACGAACCATTTCGAAAACTTACAGTCAACAAACTGGCAGACTCTAAGGTTCAAACCACCAACGCAAAAGGCTGTCCCCAGTAACAAAAAGGCCCCCGGTTGGAGAGTAGAGTTCAGACCACTGGAGGTACAGTTGACGGATTTCGAGAACGCTGCTTTTGCGACGTTCCTATACCTCGTTGTCGACGCAGTACTGACTTTCTCGGATAATCTCAACCCATACCTGATGATGTCGAAAGTCTGGGAAAATATGCATATTGCACATAACAGGGACTCAGTGAGAGGGGACAAATTCCattggaagaagaaattcaacaCGGAATCTCCAGACACGTCGCTCTGCAGTATAGACGAAATCTTCCACAGTGCATCGAACGGTATCTTTTCGAATTTTATCAACCCGATCTTAAGTTATAGAAATCTGATTGATAAAGACTGGCAGGAACTGAAAACGTCAGTGACGCACAAGAGGCTGTACTACTACCTCGCACTAATATCCAAGAGAGCCAGCGGGGAGCTACCTTCAACCGCCCGATACATGAGACATTTTATCCTGAACCACTCCGATTATAAACAGGATTCAAGAGTCTCCGAGTTGATCAATTACGATTTGATTCTCCTCGCAGAGAGAATAACCAACCTCGATAACTCCAACGACGAAATCACAGGCTTCTTCGGTCAAGAAATCTCAGAATATTTACTTCAAAACCGATTATAA
- the KNAG0C01520 gene encoding uncharacterized protein → MPCNIVYIYQAKRVGQRDEKAEDKPSARTELSEPSTTRGRGCSYCSRALCAPRLPQQLLLSSCCGSHSLQRSARCEGCPWTSCGTAFRTRFCVTRSALFFAQWRGEHSTAPLSIYLLDRAWHCKCCHSLRELPTTVTVIPVGQLLHNKKCSCVCVCVFSTIPSRAIPQSRDMV, encoded by the coding sequence ATGCCCTGCAAtatagtatatatatatcagGCAAAACGTGTGGGACAAAGGGATGAAAAAGCAGAAGATAAGCCAAGTGCCAGAACAGAACTCTCGGAACCGTCAACCACCCGTGGCCGCGGCTGCAGCTACTGCAGCCGCGCGCTCTGTGCACCGAGGCTGCCACAGCAGCTCTTACTAAGCAGCTGCTGTGGCAGCCACAGTTTGCAGCGCAGCGCGCGGTGCGAGGGGTGCCCGTGGACCTCGTGCGGGACGGCATTCCGCACGAGGTTTTGTGTTACCCGGAGTGCTTTGTTTTTTGCACAGTGGAGGGGGGAACACAGTACAGCACCGTTGTCTATATACCTTTTGGACAGAGCGTGGCACTGCAAGTGCTGTCACAGTCTGCGGGAACTGCCCACCACTGTCACTGTTATCCCGGTTGGGCAACTActacacaacaagaaatgctcgtgtgtgtgtgtgtgtgtgtttagCACTATCCCATCACGTGCAATCCCGCAGTCACGTGATATGGTCTAG